From the genome of Nitrosomonas sp. Is79A3:
CCCGGCAATCAACCAGCCATGACTGCCTGCCACGGCACCGGCAATGGTGATCAAGCTCAGAATTAATAAAAACAGATGCTTACGCTGAATTTTAACAAATGTTTCTGCCGAAACATTTGTTTGCACCGGCGCAGTAGCTTGCTGACGCCGACCACGCGGTTCCATGACAAACAACATCACGCTAAACAACAACCAGATCAAAACCATCGTGTGCATCCACCAATATTGCCATTGCGTGAAACGCTGCCAGGCATCCAGTACATACACCATGTAAAAACCGCTCAGACCAACGATTAATGTGGAAACACGGGCTTGTGCGGCAAATCGTTGTCTGAATCGAACAAAAAATTCCACCGCTTCCGCAGGTGATTGCATGCGCGCCAGAGTCGGCAACAGTACGGTAGTCACCATAGCGACACCGCTGATCCAAAGCACCACGCCCAGAACATGCAATACTCTGGCAAAAACAAACTCATCCATGCGATTTCTTCTTACCGGTTAACATTTTTGAAAATGACCGAATTATCGAACCCGAATGTGCTGTAGCTAAGGTGTAATACTTTGATACAGCGCATCTGGCGATTATGCTCAGCACATCAACTATCTGTGCTGTCAGATGCCCATTCCTCGGCTTCTTCATAGTTATGGAACACCACTACGTTCGCATTGGTAAATAGATTAGAAACCCAGGCGCCCCACGCTTGCCATTCGTCATCAGTGACAATGGCCACCTTATTAAACTCACTGCCGTGATCACGCATGAATTTGATTTCTTCCCAGGCCACATC
Proteins encoded in this window:
- a CDS encoding membrane protein, with translation MDEFVFARVLHVLGVVLWISGVAMVTTVLLPTLARMQSPAEAVEFFVRFRQRFAAQARVSTLIVGLSGFYMVYVLDAWQRFTQWQYWWMHTMVLIWLLFSVMLFVMEPRGRRQQATAPVQTNVSAETFVKIQRKHLFLLILSLITIAGAVAGSHGWLIAGS
- a CDS encoding STAS/SEC14 domain-containing protein, with translation MITIQKKGNLVIVAIIGEFTLADYNEFEQQVLYQSHFEGKANLLFDWRDMLDYTVDVAWEEIKFMRDHGSEFNKVAIVTDDEWQAWGAWVSNLFTNANVVVFHNYEEAEEWASDSTDS